Proteins encoded together in one Aminipila butyrica window:
- a CDS encoding nitroreductase family protein produces the protein MELQTTLEKRQSIRRYREGGIPDADLEDIIKAAGTAPSGKNTQNWHFIAIKNRQVIQKIADIICEKNEAVCLEMDKVDQEKADRFRKFCKNFTVFWRDTAPAIILTLATVYVPSGYNEYKLIGAEQEILLDLMGYRNPGMQSIGAACENLTLKAIDLGYGTCWLTSANYAAAELEAYLKDELNIFKEGYFFVNMFAIGLPQENQKSPAKKPLEEIFTLVK, from the coding sequence AAGACAGAGCATCCGACGCTACCGAGAAGGCGGTATCCCCGATGCAGATTTAGAAGATATTATCAAGGCTGCTGGCACAGCACCGTCCGGAAAAAATACGCAGAATTGGCACTTTATCGCGATAAAAAACAGACAGGTCATCCAGAAAATCGCTGACATTATCTGCGAAAAAAACGAAGCGGTCTGCTTGGAAATGGACAAAGTAGATCAGGAAAAAGCTGACCGCTTTCGCAAGTTTTGCAAAAATTTCACCGTCTTCTGGCGAGATACGGCTCCAGCTATCATCCTCACGCTGGCCACGGTCTATGTTCCTTCGGGATACAACGAATATAAACTGATCGGAGCGGAGCAAGAGATTTTGCTGGACCTGATGGGTTACCGAAATCCTGGCATGCAGAGCATCGGTGCCGCCTGTGAAAATTTGACCCTGAAAGCCATCGATCTGGGCTATGGCACTTGTTGGCTGACCAGTGCCAACTATGCTGCCGCCGAGTTGGAAGCCTATCTCAAAGATGAGCTGAATATTTTCAAGGAAGGCTACTTCTTCGTCAACATGTTCGCCATTGGGCTTCCTCAGGAAAATCAAAAAAGTCCAGCTAAAAAGCCCTTAGAGGAGATTTTTACTTTGGTCAAATAG
- a CDS encoding CynX/NimT family MFS transporter, which yields MNQLHRNHDKDQPLFSKKAAPIMLIIGIAFIAANLRAPLTSVGPLVSLIRDNLYISNTLAGMITTLPLFAFALFSPLVPGMARRLGTEVVLFWSVVLLTLGLLLRSWAGSLALFLGTAILGLSISAGNVLIPSLIKKEFPRQVGVMTGVYSVSMNVFAALASGISIPLAVGLSLGWAGALKIWAILSLTAIVLWIPQLRRKKQKIAIVDKRTDMDVTDGTAELDAEWKKRNSLGKPVMKEINMWKSPLAWQVTFYMGLQSMVFYCMVAWLPDILIQQGMNPSNAGWMLSLMQLALIPVTFVGSVLAGRRASQQSLVVLGSLCVITGLLGLLFFGGAGLTGLWIIILGIGGGFTFSLSMMFFSLRTDQADEAARLSGMAQSIGYLLAAFGPMLFGYLHDTTSSWTIPLTILIGVAGLCFFAGLGAARDLSVRRALDNKPKVA from the coding sequence ATGAATCAATTACATAGAAATCACGACAAAGACCAACCGCTCTTTTCAAAAAAAGCTGCGCCGATAATGCTGATAATCGGTATCGCTTTTATTGCAGCAAATCTCCGAGCTCCTTTAACGTCAGTGGGACCTTTAGTCAGTTTAATCCGAGATAACTTGTATATCTCAAACACACTGGCAGGAATGATTACGACTCTGCCCTTGTTCGCCTTTGCGCTGTTCTCACCCCTTGTACCTGGAATGGCCCGTAGGCTTGGAACAGAAGTAGTTCTATTTTGGTCAGTTGTCCTTCTTACCCTAGGACTTTTATTGCGTTCCTGGGCTGGAAGCTTAGCCTTGTTTTTGGGAACGGCCATTCTTGGACTGTCCATTTCAGCAGGAAATGTATTAATACCAAGTTTAATTAAAAAGGAGTTTCCAAGGCAGGTTGGGGTGATGACCGGAGTCTATTCTGTTTCTATGAATGTTTTTGCAGCATTAGCCTCTGGGATAAGCATTCCTTTAGCAGTAGGCTTAAGCTTGGGATGGGCCGGAGCATTGAAGATTTGGGCAATACTTAGTTTGACAGCCATTGTGCTTTGGATTCCTCAATTGAGGAGAAAAAAACAGAAAATAGCCATCGTTGATAAAAGAACTGATATGGATGTCACAGACGGTACAGCTGAATTGGATGCGGAATGGAAAAAAAGAAACAGCTTGGGTAAACCTGTAATGAAAGAAATCAACATGTGGAAATCCCCTCTGGCCTGGCAAGTCACTTTCTACATGGGCTTGCAATCGATGGTGTTTTATTGCATGGTCGCTTGGCTGCCTGATATTTTAATTCAACAGGGTATGAACCCAAGCAACGCGGGTTGGATGCTTTCCCTTATGCAATTAGCGCTGATTCCTGTGACCTTTGTCGGATCCGTTCTTGCGGGGCGCAGAGCCAGCCAGCAGTCTTTAGTGGTATTGGGCTCGCTATGCGTCATCACAGGGTTGTTGGGACTGCTTTTCTTTGGGGGAGCTGGGCTAACAGGTTTGTGGATAATTATATTAGGAATTGGAGGCGGATTTACCTTTAGCTTGTCAATGATGTTTTTCAGTCTGCGGACAGATCAGGCTGATGAAGCGGCAAGATTATCCGGCATGGCACAATCTATAGGCTATCTGCTGGCCGCTTTTGGACCGATGCTTTTCGGATATCTACATGATACTACCAGCAGCTGGACTATACCGCTTACTATCCTTATTGGAGTCGCTGGGCTCTGCTTTTTTGCTGGTTTAGGGGCAGCAAGGGATTTATCTGTTCGCAGAGCACTGGACAATAAACCCAAAGTTGCGTAA
- a CDS encoding MarR family winged helix-turn-helix transcriptional regulator, with amino-acid sequence MDKLINNKHQIANNSLHLAFALIELDKKSRCFGTDVPIYYSEIHVIMAIAEHPGIHVGGLADILGVTKGAVSEILKKLEKKALVIKEIDELNLSRYSLSLTEKGKTAHNSHLEYHSILNRMVEEELQNASEHDLAFLSDFLSSMISKVKNFNENF; translated from the coding sequence ATGGATAAACTTATAAATAACAAACATCAAATTGCGAATAATTCTCTGCATTTAGCGTTTGCGTTGATTGAGCTAGACAAGAAGTCACGATGCTTTGGAACGGATGTGCCGATTTATTACTCTGAAATACATGTAATAATGGCTATTGCTGAGCACCCGGGCATTCATGTAGGCGGACTCGCCGATATTCTAGGCGTAACAAAAGGGGCTGTTTCTGAAATTCTCAAAAAGTTAGAGAAAAAGGCCCTGGTGATTAAGGAAATTGATGAGCTTAATCTGTCTAGATACTCACTGAGCTTGACTGAAAAAGGCAAAACCGCTCACAACAGCCATCTGGAGTATCATTCTATCTTAAACCGCATGGTTGAAGAGGAGTTGCAAAATGCTTCTGAACATGACTTAGCGTTTTTATCTGATTTTTTGTCGTCCATGATAAGCAAGGTCAAAAATTTTAATGAGAATTTTTAA
- a CDS encoding phage tail tape measure protein — MAGTTAGSLIFDTKTDIVGFTKGTNQISKEINSLESTFQKIGVAIAAAFSMQKIIGFGQEALTVASDLQEVQNVVDTTFEASSKTIDQFANTTLERFGLSELSAKQFSSTIGAMFKSMGLGKKEILDMSQGITGLAGDMASFYNLDPEVAFEKLRSGISGETEPLKQLGINMSVANLEAFALAGGIKKSYESMTQAEQATLRYQYIMKATADAQGDFEKTLGGSYANQTRVLKENVTSLAGALGELLLPAVTSIVSILNEVVVGITDLIEAASEGNIIAIAIVAIITTLTALFAAYMVKLLFTNAITSLWTAISGAATLTTTALGAAFAFLTGPIGLVVIAIASLIAVIVLVVKYWDEIKEKAIEVWKSIKETWSSVASWFNQTFIEPIKKGINSILGFAEGLANGFIDAANKIIRALNGINFSIPDWVPEIGGNEFGFNIKELSRVSLPKLATGAVIPPNSEFLAILGDQKHGTNIEAPLSTIEQAVDNALSRRGSTGGSSTIPIIIEIDGRELARVMAPYTAGEAMRQGTRLINGMT, encoded by the coding sequence ATGGCTGGAACAACAGCAGGTTCTTTAATTTTTGACACCAAAACAGACATCGTTGGATTTACAAAAGGGACAAATCAAATATCAAAAGAAATCAACAGTCTAGAATCAACATTTCAAAAAATTGGTGTTGCTATTGCAGCAGCCTTTTCTATGCAGAAAATTATAGGCTTTGGCCAAGAAGCTTTAACTGTAGCATCAGACTTGCAAGAAGTACAGAATGTCGTAGACACAACTTTTGAAGCAAGTTCCAAGACCATCGACCAGTTTGCAAACACAACACTTGAGCGGTTTGGTTTGTCGGAATTATCAGCAAAACAATTTTCTTCAACTATAGGTGCGATGTTTAAATCTATGGGATTGGGCAAAAAAGAAATTTTAGATATGTCACAAGGTATTACGGGACTAGCTGGCGACATGGCTTCGTTCTATAATTTAGACCCAGAGGTGGCATTTGAAAAATTAAGGTCGGGAATTTCGGGAGAAACAGAGCCACTTAAACAATTAGGTATAAATATGTCTGTGGCCAACCTTGAAGCGTTTGCTTTAGCTGGGGGCATTAAAAAGTCCTATGAATCTATGACGCAGGCGGAGCAAGCCACTTTACGTTATCAATACATAATGAAAGCTACAGCAGATGCACAGGGAGATTTTGAGAAAACTCTTGGCGGGAGCTATGCAAACCAGACTAGAGTATTAAAGGAAAACGTCACCTCTTTAGCGGGGGCATTAGGTGAGCTTTTGCTTCCAGCTGTGACGAGTATAGTTTCAATATTGAATGAGGTAGTAGTTGGGATTACCGACTTAATAGAAGCAGCAAGCGAAGGGAATATAATTGCAATTGCGATTGTGGCCATTATTACAACATTAACAGCTTTATTTGCCGCATATATGGTAAAGCTTCTTTTTACTAATGCTATAACATCGCTGTGGACTGCTATATCTGGTGCGGCAACGCTTACAACCACAGCTTTAGGTGCAGCTTTTGCATTCTTAACCGGGCCGATTGGTCTTGTGGTGATTGCTATTGCTTCCTTAATAGCCGTTATTGTTCTTGTCGTAAAATATTGGGACGAAATAAAAGAAAAAGCAATAGAAGTATGGAAATCAATAAAAGAAACCTGGAGCAGTGTTGCATCTTGGTTTAACCAAACTTTTATAGAGCCAATAAAAAAGGGGATTAATTCAATTTTGGGATTTGCAGAAGGGTTAGCAAATGGGTTTATTGACGCGGCAAATAAGATTATAAGGGCATTAAACGGAATCAATTTTTCCATTCCTGACTGGGTTCCTGAAATCGGTGGTAATGAGTTTGGATTTAATATAAAAGAATTGAGCAGAGTTTCATTGCCCAAGCTTGCCACCGGTGCAGTCATACCGCCAAACAGCGAGTTCTTAGCTATCTTAGGCGACCAGAAACACGGTACTAACATCGAGGCCCCTCTATCTACGATTGAGCAGGCTGTTGATAATGCATTATCCAGACGAGGCAGCACTGGAGGGAGCAGTACTATACCTATTATCATAGAAATTGATGGACGTGAACTTGCAAGGGTTATGGCCCCATATACCGCCGGCGAAGCCATGCGCCAAGGAACAAGGCTTATAAATGGGATGACGTAA
- a CDS encoding Gp15 family bacteriophage protein, translating into MDPLYLPKSLTINGRDIKINTDFRDCIAILRLLEDPVLSNLEKVQIMIGILFNEELDFSEYDEALAQAILFLDGGPGTDNSRHGPSYGKLYSWEQDLIYILSGVDKVLGFSCRTKNYMHWWEFLTAFMEMGECTFSTLVHQRKLKKQGNQSKAEKEWWAENRDIAELDKKALLTSEERSALDKFNKLLGE; encoded by the coding sequence ATGGATCCTTTGTATCTCCCGAAATCACTTACCATTAATGGAAGAGACATAAAGATCAATACTGACTTTAGGGATTGCATTGCTATCTTACGCCTGCTTGAGGATCCTGTATTGAGTAACCTGGAAAAAGTGCAAATTATGATTGGCATACTTTTCAATGAGGAATTGGATTTTTCAGAATATGACGAAGCCTTAGCACAGGCAATTCTATTTCTTGATGGTGGACCTGGTACGGATAATTCAAGGCATGGACCGAGCTATGGCAAGCTGTACTCGTGGGAACAAGACTTAATATATATCCTTTCCGGAGTAGATAAAGTTTTAGGGTTCTCGTGCAGAACAAAGAATTATATGCATTGGTGGGAATTTCTGACCGCATTTATGGAAATGGGCGAGTGTACATTTTCAACGCTTGTACACCAGCGTAAATTGAAAAAACAAGGCAATCAGAGTAAGGCCGAAAAGGAGTGGTGGGCCGAGAACAGAGATATTGCGGAGCTTGATAAAAAAGCCCTTCTTACATCAGAAGAGCGAAGTGCGTTAGATAAGTTTAATAAATTACTTGGAGAATAA
- a CDS encoding terminase small subunit produces MILTEKQKRFIDYYIEIGNATEAAKKAGYNAKSDRAYQNIGSENLSKLGDLINEKLSEIASDRIAVATEIMEYLTAVMRREHKENIVVTIKEEQSKYVPDENGTMRKQTVKTEVPKTVEIPARLVDANKAAELLGKRYRLFTDNFDVNIESTQKFDDIISQIGGEGLDE; encoded by the coding sequence GTGATACTGACAGAGAAACAAAAACGCTTTATTGACTATTACATAGAGATTGGCAATGCTACAGAGGCAGCCAAGAAGGCAGGATATAACGCCAAGAGTGATAGGGCATATCAAAATATAGGGTCAGAAAACCTATCAAAACTTGGGGATTTGATAAACGAGAAGCTTTCTGAAATTGCATCGGATAGAATTGCAGTTGCTACAGAAATCATGGAATACTTAACGGCGGTCATGCGGCGTGAACATAAGGAGAACATCGTTGTTACCATAAAAGAAGAACAATCAAAATATGTGCCTGATGAAAACGGCACCATGAGAAAACAGACGGTCAAAACGGAAGTTCCGAAGACAGTAGAGATTCCGGCAAGGCTGGTAGATGCAAACAAGGCGGCGGAGCTGCTAGGCAAAAGGTACAGATTATTTACAGACAATTTTGATGTTAACATTGAAAGTACACAGAAATTTGACGATATCATAAGCCAGATTGGTGGTGAAGGGCTTGACGAATAA
- a CDS encoding DnaB-like helicase C-terminal domain-containing protein, translating into MIDIKECECQLLGAWLLGYHKDHIKDFSYFSVYCDVFKAIRGSEKIDMVTVANKANCSIVEIANITSQYMPSLYESAYKFIRQYQIRNMLEALKNSPDDIVTQIDRINKEIEKLSNTEIKQPAELSKLYWSEIENRLMADESIKYGIPRLDYITGGIRGEELTVIAARPSIGKTAFALQIAFKAALKGKNVLFFPLEMSATQLVERLVCKDTDIVHEHLKAPGKMSKDEYDKLETWLSAFKRIERNLKVIENVGYLSDIEKYIEYYKSDFIVIDQLTQLKEYKHFNSIRERFSHMTSTCKTLTMKHKKPIILLAQINRDSQGRVPTLADLKESGSIEEDADNVIMLHQNGEMDHDFKVPMQILVRKQRNGQKDVVIDAIYQSDKFSLREEM; encoded by the coding sequence ATGATTGATATAAAAGAATGCGAGTGTCAGTTGTTAGGTGCTTGGTTGTTAGGCTATCACAAAGATCATATAAAAGATTTTAGTTATTTTTCAGTTTATTGTGATGTGTTTAAGGCGATACGTGGATCAGAAAAAATTGACATGGTGACAGTGGCCAATAAAGCTAATTGCTCTATAGTAGAAATAGCAAATATCACTTCTCAATACATGCCTTCTTTATATGAATCTGCATATAAGTTCATAAGGCAATATCAGATAAGAAATATGCTGGAAGCTCTTAAGAACTCACCAGATGATATTGTAACTCAAATTGATCGAATTAATAAAGAGATTGAGAAGTTAAGCAATACTGAGATAAAGCAGCCCGCAGAACTTTCAAAACTTTATTGGTCAGAAATAGAAAACAGGCTTATGGCTGACGAATCAATTAAATATGGGATACCAAGACTTGACTATATCACAGGGGGCATAAGGGGGGAGGAACTTACAGTGATAGCAGCGAGGCCAAGCATTGGGAAAACAGCTTTTGCATTACAAATAGCATTTAAAGCAGCGCTTAAAGGCAAGAATGTATTATTTTTTCCACTGGAAATGTCAGCAACTCAGTTAGTTGAAAGATTAGTTTGTAAGGATACTGACATAGTGCATGAGCACTTGAAAGCTCCAGGAAAAATGAGTAAAGACGAATACGATAAATTAGAAACATGGCTAAGTGCTTTTAAGAGAATTGAAAGGAATCTGAAAGTAATTGAGAATGTAGGCTATCTATCAGATATAGAAAAATACATAGAGTATTATAAGTCTGATTTTATAGTTATAGACCAACTAACTCAACTGAAAGAGTATAAGCATTTTAATAGCATAAGAGAACGGTTCTCGCACATGACTAGCACTTGTAAGACACTAACTATGAAACACAAAAAACCTATTATTCTTTTAGCACAGATTAACAGGGATTCGCAGGGTAGAGTACCGACATTAGCGGATCTAAAAGAATCTGGCAGCATTGAAGAAGATGCGGATAATGTGATTATGCTACATCAAAATGGAGAAATGGACCATGATTTTAAAGTTCCTATGCAAATACTTGTGAGAAAACAAAGAAACGGACAAAAAGATGTAGTCATTGATGCAATTTATCAAAGTGACAAGTTCTCATTGAGGGAGGAAATGTAA
- a CDS encoding DUF6291 domain-containing protein: MEEKKKSFVLYTTYEEQFKLLSPGEQGSLIMAIFQYVQTDRVPPLDGMAMMAFSFIKANLDRDTEKYQGIVKKRAEAGRKGGIESAKQKQANQANATFAKQNQANQADNDNVNDNDINNNDNKSSKKDIEDFFKQIWQLYPIKKGKASISDTQKKKLYSIGLEEMTRAISRYVKEQEAEKTERKYWKHGSTFLNCGYIDYLDENCEDKPKESTGLRRIEIR; the protein is encoded by the coding sequence GTGGAAGAAAAGAAAAAATCATTCGTACTGTATACAACATATGAGGAACAATTTAAGCTGCTATCTCCTGGCGAACAAGGTAGTCTCATAATGGCTATATTCCAATATGTACAGACCGACAGAGTACCACCGCTTGATGGTATGGCCATGATGGCGTTTAGCTTTATAAAGGCCAACTTAGATAGAGATACAGAGAAGTATCAAGGCATAGTTAAGAAACGAGCTGAAGCAGGGCGAAAAGGTGGTATAGAGAGTGCTAAGCAAAAGCAAGCAAATCAGGCAAATGCTACTTTTGCTAAACAAAACCAAGCAAATCAAGCTGATAATGATAATGTTAATGATAATGATATTAATAATAATGATAATAAATCAAGCAAGAAAGATATAGAGGATTTTTTTAAACAGATATGGCAACTATACCCGATAAAAAAAGGTAAAGCCTCTATATCCGATACGCAAAAGAAAAAACTTTACTCTATTGGCTTAGAAGAAATGACAAGAGCAATAAGCCGATATGTAAAAGAGCAAGAAGCAGAAAAGACAGAGCGTAAATATTGGAAACATGGTAGTACATTCCTTAATTGCGGGTACATAGACTACTTGGACGAGAATTGCGAGGACAAGCCTAAAGAGAGCACAGGATTAAGGAGGATAGAAATAAGATGA
- a CDS encoding transcriptional regulator → MKKSYLTCKEVMEITGVKEAKAYQFINTVNRELKANGFITVAGKVSKRAFFEHYPVDDEVREVY, encoded by the coding sequence GTGAAAAAAAGTTATCTTACATGTAAAGAAGTTATGGAGATTACTGGAGTAAAGGAAGCAAAAGCATATCAATTTATAAATACAGTTAATAGGGAACTTAAGGCTAATGGATTTATTACGGTTGCAGGTAAAGTCTCTAAGAGAGCTTTTTTTGAACATTATCCAGTTGATGATGAGGTCAGGGAGGTGTATTGA
- a CDS encoding helix-turn-helix domain-containing protein, with the protein MKANKEKLKLAMANACMNTEDLAKVCEMPRPTLNNVIAGRGVRPKTLGRVAKVLNVPVEQILLKEV; encoded by the coding sequence GTGAAAGCAAATAAAGAAAAATTAAAACTGGCAATGGCAAATGCTTGCATGAATACAGAGGACCTAGCAAAAGTATGTGAAATGCCTCGCCCAACGTTGAATAACGTAATAGCGGGTAGGGGAGTAAGACCGAAAACTTTAGGTCGTGTTGCAAAAGTATTAAATGTACCAGTAGAACAAATTTTATTAAAGGAGGTATGA
- a CDS encoding helix-turn-helix domain-containing protein, protein MQTTTIGKNIQRFRKKKKLTQKRLAEITGLATGTIQQYELDKRQPNMKILHKIADTLDVTVSDLIWQGEGKAPEPGKYIDTPPYGSRVRTEKDELNLFFDELNGIGQTEAVKRVKELTFIDEYVKKEK, encoded by the coding sequence ATGCAGACTACCACAATAGGAAAGAATATACAGAGATTTAGAAAAAAGAAAAAACTTACTCAAAAAAGGCTCGCTGAAATAACAGGATTGGCTACTGGAACTATTCAGCAATACGAATTAGATAAGAGGCAACCTAATATGAAAATTCTCCATAAGATTGCTGATACACTTGATGTAACTGTTAGTGATCTTATATGGCAGGGGGAAGGCAAGGCCCCTGAACCGGGGAAATATATAGATACACCCCCTTACGGTTCTAGGGTACGAACAGAAAAAGACGAACTGAATTTGTTTTTTGACGAATTAAATGGAATAGGTCAAACTGAAGCAGTTAAGCGAGTAAAGGAATTAACTTTCATAGACGAATATGTGAAAAAAGAGAAATAG
- a CDS encoding site-specific integrase has product MPSYKNENNNTWFCKFYYKDWQGNQQQKKKSGFRTKKEAQAWERSFLDKHAANPDMLFNALVELYLEDMSNRLKDSTLDHKRIVFKYHILPFFKNMPINEITPATIRNWQNELIKKGLAETSLSSYNSQFSAVMNYAMKYYQLPANPVRTAGSIGKSRAASMDFWTQTEFNAFIQYCTAPYDTIFKTLYYTGMRIGELMALTWGDVDFKAGTIAISKTYAWTSKGYQIHAPKTPKSKRVIYIPPFLCDELKKYQEKLYSSCADETVFHSPRSSLDRKMAAICTESKVKKIRLHDLRHSHASLLIELGFSPLLIADRLGHEKVETTLNTYSHLYPNKQSEVVEKLQSLQI; this is encoded by the coding sequence ATGCCATCATATAAAAATGAGAATAATAATACTTGGTTCTGCAAGTTCTACTACAAAGACTGGCAAGGCAACCAACAACAAAAAAAGAAATCTGGTTTCAGGACAAAAAAAGAAGCACAAGCCTGGGAACGTTCTTTTCTGGATAAACATGCAGCAAATCCAGATATGCTTTTCAACGCCCTTGTAGAGTTGTACCTTGAAGATATGAGCAACCGCCTTAAGGATTCCACTTTAGACCATAAACGTATTGTCTTTAAGTATCATATACTCCCGTTCTTTAAGAATATGCCCATAAATGAGATTACGCCAGCCACCATTCGAAACTGGCAAAACGAACTAATAAAAAAAGGGCTGGCCGAGACATCGTTAAGCAGTTATAATTCGCAGTTTTCTGCGGTTATGAACTATGCAATGAAATACTATCAGCTTCCGGCAAACCCTGTCCGAACAGCCGGATCAATCGGCAAATCCCGCGCTGCATCAATGGATTTCTGGACACAGACAGAGTTTAATGCTTTCATACAATACTGCACAGCCCCCTATGATACCATATTTAAAACGCTTTATTACACTGGTATGCGTATTGGTGAGCTTATGGCTCTAACGTGGGGGGATGTGGATTTTAAAGCTGGTACGATAGCTATTAGTAAGACTTATGCCTGGACGAGCAAGGGCTATCAGATTCATGCCCCAAAAACACCCAAAAGTAAACGTGTAATTTATATTCCTCCCTTTCTTTGTGATGAGCTAAAAAAGTATCAGGAAAAGCTTTACAGTAGCTGTGCCGATGAAACAGTCTTTCATAGCCCTAGAAGCTCCCTTGACAGGAAAATGGCCGCCATCTGTACAGAATCAAAAGTAAAAAAAATAAGGCTGCATGACCTTAGGCATAGTCACGCAAGCCTATTAATTGAACTTGGATTTTCTCCGCTACTCATAGCTGATCGCTTAGGTCACGAGAAGGTTGAAACGACCCTAAACACATATAGCCACCTGTACCCAAATAAACAATCTGAAGTAGTTGAGAAATTGCAGTCTTTACAAATATAG
- a CDS encoding ABC transporter ATP-binding protein, translating into MLRIEKLHKTFGRGTINEKVAIDNLSLHLERGDFVTVIGSNGAGKSTLMNCISGVFPADSGKVILDGKDISGQSEFKRSRVIGRVFQDPLKGTAFDMTIEENLSIAYHKNLLHGLQAGINRKQRELFQEKLALLGMGLEDRMKQKAKLLSGGQRQALTLFMAVMSKPKLLLLDEHTAALDPGAAAKVLELTDFFSREEKLCTMMITHNMKAALEHGNRTILMKEGRIVMDISGEARKEITVEKLIEQFEIDNDRMLL; encoded by the coding sequence ATGCTGAGAATAGAAAAGTTGCACAAGACCTTTGGCCGGGGGACTATCAATGAGAAGGTAGCTATAGACAATTTGAGTCTGCATCTGGAACGGGGAGATTTTGTTACGGTTATCGGCAGCAATGGAGCGGGGAAATCCACGCTGATGAACTGCATATCCGGAGTTTTTCCGGCAGATTCGGGAAAAGTTATCCTGGATGGAAAGGATATCAGCGGTCAGTCGGAGTTTAAGCGGTCCCGGGTTATCGGCCGGGTATTTCAGGACCCGTTGAAGGGTACCGCCTTCGATATGACTATCGAAGAAAACCTTTCCATCGCTTATCATAAAAACTTGCTTCACGGGCTCCAGGCGGGCATTAACAGAAAGCAGCGGGAATTGTTTCAAGAAAAGCTGGCGCTGCTGGGCATGGGTCTGGAGGATCGAATGAAGCAGAAGGCCAAGTTGTTGTCTGGAGGACAACGGCAGGCGCTGACTTTATTTATGGCCGTTATGTCGAAGCCTAAACTGCTGCTGCTGGATGAGCATACGGCGGCGTTAGACCCGGGTGCAGCAGCTAAGGTCTTAGAACTGACAGATTTCTTCTCTAGGGAAGAGAAGTTGTGTACGATGATGATTACCCATAACATGAAAGCAGCGTTAGAGCATGGCAACCGAACCATTCTGATGAAAGAAGGTCGCATTGTTATGGACATATCGGGAGAGGCACGAAAGGAAATAACTGTAGAAAAGCTGATTGAACAGTTTGAAATTGATAATGATCGGATGTTGCTATAA